A part of Actinoallomurus bryophytorum genomic DNA contains:
- a CDS encoding ABC transporter substrate-binding protein, whose product MALTGRIFMRTTASAFVLSLSLAACGSGVAIQKKPSHTTGGDITLGAPYPLTGVWAENGQNSLRGLKLAVDEINAAGGIHALGGAKLRVVSADTGSTDPSQAQTATTKLITTDHAAAIVGCFLSSMSLTASTVAERQHVPFVTQSLIDQLVQRGYKYTFRLPAGTSATGPAAVKDYLALAKGRTPKNVAVFSSNDAASKAQSETLRTYAAQQGLKVTDYQLYTPGLTDAGPIVTALAASHADAIFGAGSAADLTLIIKGLRARGVKTPVVGSGGTGFLGADLGSSLGPDVNGILAISGWNDDLKLPGVQQVAQRYHGAYGAPFMPNEAGETWVAVHLVAAAMEKAASTDPAKVATALRQAPFTSGEPSSMPPGKVGFDATGANAAVTPIMIQWQDGRPRTVWPASLATTPVRR is encoded by the coding sequence ATGGCCCTGACAGGCCGGATATTCATGCGCACGACCGCCTCGGCGTTCGTGCTGTCCCTCTCGCTGGCGGCCTGCGGTAGCGGGGTCGCGATCCAGAAAAAGCCCAGTCATACGACCGGCGGGGATATCACCCTGGGAGCGCCCTATCCGCTCACCGGAGTCTGGGCGGAGAACGGACAGAACTCCCTGCGCGGCCTGAAACTGGCCGTGGACGAGATCAACGCGGCGGGCGGCATCCATGCCCTGGGCGGAGCGAAGCTGCGCGTCGTCTCCGCGGACACGGGTTCGACCGATCCCAGCCAGGCACAGACCGCGACCACCAAACTGATCACCACCGACCATGCCGCGGCGATCGTCGGATGCTTCCTGAGCAGCATGTCGCTGACCGCCTCGACCGTCGCCGAACGCCAGCATGTGCCGTTCGTCACCCAGTCACTCATCGATCAGCTGGTGCAACGCGGATACAAGTACACCTTCAGGCTGCCCGCCGGTACGAGCGCGACCGGTCCCGCCGCGGTCAAGGATTACCTCGCCCTGGCCAAGGGGCGGACGCCGAAGAATGTGGCGGTCTTCTCCTCCAACGACGCGGCGTCGAAGGCCCAGTCGGAGACGCTGCGCACGTATGCCGCGCAGCAGGGCCTGAAGGTCACGGACTATCAGCTGTACACCCCAGGCCTCACGGACGCGGGGCCCATCGTGACCGCGCTCGCCGCGAGCCACGCCGATGCGATCTTCGGAGCCGGGTCGGCGGCCGATCTCACACTGATCATCAAGGGGCTTCGTGCCCGGGGCGTCAAAACTCCTGTGGTGGGCAGCGGCGGGACCGGTTTCCTCGGCGCGGACCTGGGCTCCTCGCTCGGCCCCGACGTGAACGGGATCCTTGCCATCTCCGGCTGGAACGACGACCTCAAGCTGCCCGGCGTCCAGCAGGTGGCACAGCGGTATCACGGCGCGTACGGCGCTCCGTTCATGCCGAACGAGGCGGGCGAGACATGGGTCGCGGTCCACCTCGTCGCGGCCGCGATGGAGAAGGCCGCGAGCACCGATCCGGCCAAGGTCGCCACAGCGCTACGGCAGGCGCCGTTCACCTCGGGTGAGCCGTCCTCGATGCCGCCGGGCAAGGTCGGCTTCGACGCGACCGGGGCGAACGCGGCGGTCACGCCGATCATGATCCAGTGGCAGGACGGGCGCCCGCGAACGGTCTGGCCGGCGAGTCTGGCCACCACCCCCGTGCGGAGGTGA
- a CDS encoding YmdB family metallophosphoesterase, whose product MTIEELHVLFLGDIVGPEAAAYVAERMPALRREHDVDFVVANAENALRSGPQIRTGFGMSHEIVDALFQSGVDVITSGNHAWDGDMAEVERTLAHPRVLRPANMPPGIPGHGAVRVEMAGQQVTVINLMSTSAVVEAAPRFQRWLDRPLGVQPLWPSWTAAPRTGTVIVDLHGLVVSEKQAFAHAVAGHAAAVLGTHTHEATHHLHLLPQGTALVTDVGMTGRLGGVTGIDPAHWVTTLQGGDPATMPPYELATGPMSLGAVLLHIRGGRTQSIRRIH is encoded by the coding sequence ATGACGATCGAGGAACTACACGTGCTGTTTCTGGGCGACATTGTCGGCCCGGAGGCGGCGGCGTACGTGGCCGAACGGATGCCGGCGCTGCGGCGCGAGCACGATGTCGACTTCGTGGTGGCCAACGCGGAGAACGCACTGCGCAGCGGCCCGCAGATCCGCACCGGCTTCGGGATGAGCCATGAGATCGTCGATGCGCTGTTCCAGTCCGGCGTGGACGTGATCACCAGCGGTAACCACGCGTGGGACGGCGACATGGCCGAGGTCGAGCGCACGCTGGCCCATCCCCGAGTGCTGCGTCCGGCGAACATGCCACCCGGCATACCGGGGCACGGCGCAGTCCGCGTCGAGATGGCGGGACAACAGGTCACCGTCATCAACCTGATGAGCACGTCGGCGGTCGTCGAAGCGGCACCGAGGTTCCAGCGCTGGCTCGACCGGCCGCTCGGTGTCCAGCCGCTGTGGCCGTCCTGGACCGCCGCGCCCAGGACCGGCACGGTCATCGTCGACCTGCACGGGCTCGTGGTCAGCGAGAAACAGGCATTCGCCCACGCCGTCGCCGGGCACGCGGCCGCCGTCCTGGGCACCCACACCCACGAGGCCACCCACCACCTGCACCTCCTGCCCCAAGGCACCGCCCTGGTCACCGACGTCGGCATGACCGGGCGGCTCGGCGGGGTCACCGGCATCGATCCCGCCCATTGGGTCACCACCCTGCAAGGTGGCGACCCGGCGACCATGCCGCCGTACGAACTCGCCACCGGCCCGATGTCACTCGGGGCGGTGCTGTTGCACATCCGCGGTGGACGCACGCAGTCCATCCGGCGAATTCACTGA
- a CDS encoding GntR family transcriptional regulator, with amino-acid sequence MNSDPLAAAGTPLPRTPGVAVWEAVRADLLSRIKRGDHAPDEQLPSETALAQNYGVNRLTVRRALNELARVGVLRTMHGVGSFVAPQLMRHRIDDGRISLLESMSGRGHNVTQHILETVEHPGPRRAAGVPELAQVAGFGLSDPSELWTFPDFPGPLIEHRYVLDLDETPWCTSFAVVPKALVPADWDGTESIFSALAKTHGLAVRRDDRRFSAILADTRDAALLHVPAGAALLLLSGTNVDQDGRIVAYIVHHIRGDRAEYALRVPGPSIGPGEEA; translated from the coding sequence ATGAACTCCGATCCCCTCGCGGCGGCCGGCACGCCGCTCCCACGTACTCCCGGGGTTGCGGTCTGGGAAGCGGTGCGCGCCGATCTGCTGTCCCGCATCAAGCGCGGCGACCATGCCCCCGACGAACAGCTGCCGAGCGAGACGGCGCTCGCCCAGAATTACGGCGTCAACCGGCTGACCGTCCGCCGCGCCCTGAACGAGCTGGCTCGCGTCGGAGTACTGCGCACGATGCATGGAGTGGGGTCGTTCGTCGCTCCACAGCTCATGCGGCATCGCATCGACGACGGCCGGATCAGCCTGCTGGAGTCCATGAGCGGACGCGGCCACAACGTGACCCAGCACATTCTGGAGACCGTCGAACACCCCGGCCCACGGCGTGCGGCCGGAGTACCCGAGCTGGCACAGGTCGCCGGGTTCGGTCTCAGCGACCCGTCCGAGCTGTGGACGTTCCCCGACTTCCCCGGTCCGCTCATCGAACATCGATACGTTCTGGATCTCGATGAGACGCCCTGGTGCACGTCGTTCGCCGTGGTGCCGAAGGCCCTCGTCCCCGCCGACTGGGACGGCACCGAGAGCATCTTCTCCGCGCTCGCCAAAACCCACGGCCTCGCCGTCCGCCGCGATGACCGGCGTTTCTCCGCCATCCTCGCCGACACTCGGGACGCCGCGCTGTTGCACGTCCCGGCCGGTGCCGCGCTGCTGCTGCTCAGCGGCACCAACGTCGACCAGGACGGCCGGATCGTCGCTTACATCGTCCACCACATCCGCGGCGACCGAGCCGAGTACGCGCTGCGGGTACCGGGCCCCTCGATCGGTCCCGGCGAGGAGGCGTGA
- a CDS encoding alkaline phosphatase family protein yields MPGTVTVNGTTYALPRRPTVAITVDGCAVDYLTAAIDGGHMPHLEALIAGGGFSADALSEMPSLTNPNNISIVTGVAPAIHGIVGNYYRDSSGAERQLTDPADLRAPSVPAVLRDAGVPVLVVTAKEKLRRLLAAGGVPAVSVEHAATQPIAPYGLGSAADLVGRPAPHIYEWDASIYALDIGLAAHRHAGPLGLLYVSFTDYVQHREPPGSALANRFYAAFDDRLAEYLDLGFLVGITADHGMNAKHHPDGSPRLVHLEDTLRAAGLHGHAVLPITDPYVAHHGSLGSFAWLYVDPAGRDTAIEVLGNTHGIAEVYTAAEAAAGFELPPDRVGDIAVTANRNTVLGRSTAFHAAAPIPANLRSHGGSYEQRIPLILSETPSPGYLSAHQDRPFRNRYILDMLLNGCA; encoded by the coding sequence ATGCCCGGCACCGTGACGGTCAACGGGACGACGTACGCCCTGCCACGGCGGCCCACCGTGGCGATCACCGTCGACGGGTGCGCGGTGGACTACCTCACCGCCGCCATCGACGGCGGCCACATGCCGCACCTGGAAGCCCTGATCGCCGGGGGTGGGTTCAGCGCCGACGCGCTGTCGGAGATGCCCAGCCTGACCAACCCGAACAACATCTCCATCGTCACAGGAGTGGCGCCGGCGATACACGGAATCGTCGGGAACTACTACCGCGACTCCTCCGGAGCCGAGCGGCAGCTCACCGACCCCGCGGACCTCCGTGCCCCTTCGGTTCCCGCGGTCCTGCGCGATGCCGGTGTCCCGGTCCTGGTCGTCACCGCGAAGGAGAAACTCCGCCGTCTCCTCGCCGCCGGTGGCGTACCGGCCGTCAGCGTCGAGCACGCGGCGACGCAACCGATCGCCCCGTACGGCCTGGGCAGCGCCGCCGACCTGGTCGGACGCCCGGCCCCGCACATCTACGAGTGGGACGCCAGCATCTACGCGCTCGACATCGGGCTCGCGGCCCACCGGCACGCCGGGCCTCTCGGCCTGCTGTACGTCTCCTTCACCGACTACGTCCAGCACCGCGAGCCTCCCGGTTCCGCGCTGGCCAACCGCTTCTACGCGGCTTTCGACGACCGCCTCGCCGAGTACCTGGACCTTGGTTTTCTCGTCGGCATCACCGCCGACCACGGCATGAACGCCAAGCATCACCCCGACGGCTCCCCACGGCTCGTCCACCTGGAGGACACTCTGCGCGCGGCCGGCCTGCACGGCCACGCCGTCCTGCCCATCACCGACCCTTACGTCGCACACCACGGCTCGCTGGGGTCGTTCGCCTGGCTGTACGTCGACCCCGCCGGCCGCGACACCGCGATCGAGGTACTCGGCAACACCCACGGCATCGCCGAGGTCTACACGGCCGCCGAGGCGGCGGCCGGCTTCGAACTCCCACCCGACCGGGTCGGAGACATCGCGGTCACCGCGAACAGAAACACCGTCCTCGGCCGCTCCACGGCGTTCCACGCCGCGGCCCCGATACCCGCGAACCTGCGCTCACACGGCGGCAGCTACGAACAACGCATTCCGCTGATCCTGAGCGAGACACCATCGCCTGGCTACCTGAGCGCCCACCAGGACCGCCCATTCCGCAACCGGTACATCCTCGACATGCTGCTCAACGGCTGCGCCTAG